The proteins below are encoded in one region of Tepidisphaeraceae bacterium:
- a CDS encoding chemotaxis protein CheB, giving the protein MASVLKDLVRVSPKDLPATVFVVLHIPPVVASALPQILSWCGTLPAVHPQDGTPIKGGTIYVAPPDHHLLIEKKHLTVKKGLKENRFRPSIDARFRSAA; this is encoded by the coding sequence GTGGCTTCGGTGTTGAAGGACTTGGTCCGTGTGTCGCCTAAGGATTTGCCCGCCACCGTCTTCGTCGTCCTGCACATTCCGCCGGTTGTCGCCAGCGCGTTACCGCAGATCCTGAGCTGGTGCGGGACGTTGCCAGCTGTCCACCCCCAAGATGGGACGCCCATCAAGGGGGGCACAATCTACGTCGCCCCGCCCGACCATCACCTGCTAATCGAGAAGAAGCACCTGACCGTGAAGAAGGGGCTGAAGGAGAACCGGTTTCGGCCGTCGATCGACGCGCGGTTTCGGTCGGCGGCGTAA